A stretch of the Leopardus geoffroyi isolate Oge1 chromosome B2, O.geoffroyi_Oge1_pat1.0, whole genome shotgun sequence genome encodes the following:
- the LOC123608092 gene encoding uncharacterized protein C6orf201 homolog isoform X2 → MGTAKNNHTVLKLPLLDKPKTQKNYAQPEVLCHTFETLSNLHKLLPNHMMETLYFYKREEDKQNCRNSEFSGLERILARHQFPKEINLTPNPSSMPLWRRKCINNANRGWKKCQLWNKSLEEPPMSTIVVRWLKKNMQPAEDLQSVIQRLSVFGPIKSVTFCGRQSAIVVFEDLTSACNAVNAFQSRTTGTMFQCSWQQRFMSKDKTYSRRYTAKSQPKDYKQEIERKG, encoded by the exons ATGGGGACAGCCAAGAACAACCACACTGTACTGAAACTTCCCCTCCTTGACAAACCCAAGACACAGAAAAACTATGCCCAACCTGAAGTTCTGTGTCACACCTTTGAGACCCTGTCTAACCTTCACAAACTGCTGCCAAATCATATGATGGAGACACTCTACTTCTACAAGAGGGAAGAGGACAAACAAAATT GTCGGAATTCTGAATTCTCTGGCTTAGAAAGGATCTTAGCAAGACATCAGTTTCCAAAAGAGATTAATCTGACTCCCAATCCAAGTAGCATGCCCCTGTGGAGAAGAAAATGCATCAACAATGCAAATCGTGGGTGGAAGAAATGTCAATTGTGGAATAAAAGCCTTGAGGAACCTCCGATGTCAACCATAGTTGTCAG ATGGTTGAAAAAGAACATGCAACCCGCCGAAGACCTCCAGTCAGTAATCCAGAGGCTGTCAGTGTTTGGGCCAATTAAGTCAGTCACCTTCTGTGGACGACAAAGTGCTATCGTGGTGTTCGAAGACCTGACTTCAGCTTGTAATGCTGTGAATGCTTTTCAAAGCAGGACAACAGGCACAATGTTTCAGTGTTCCTGGCAACAGCGTTTCATGTCAAAAGAT aaaacatattcaagAAGATATACTGCAAAGTCACAGCCTAAGGATTACAAGCAGGAAATTGAAAGAAAAGGCTAA
- the ECI2 gene encoding enoyl-CoA delta isomerase 2 isoform X2, translated as MAHTKRTLCVRNQKRRSLQVPALQLHVSETAMRASQKDFESALSQVKLLKDPGNEVKLKLYALYKQATEGPCNTPKPGVFDLINKAKWDAWNALGSLPKETARQNYVDLVSGLSSSSDSSSQVKPEADRKQPGYETLVVTSEDSITKIMMNRPAKKNAITTQMYNEIMLALKAASKDDSAITVLTGNGDYYSSGNDLSNFTDIPPEGIEEKAKSGAILLRDFVDCFIDFPKPLIAAVNGPAVGISVTTLGLFDTVYASSRATFHTPFSHLGQSPEGCSSYTFPKIMGPAKAAEMLIFGKKLTAAEACAQGLVTEVFPDSTFQKEVWTRLKAYSKLPPNAMRISKQVIRNREKEKLHAINAEESRVLQERWLSDECTNAVMNFLTQKAKL; from the exons atggcACACACAAAAAGGACGCTATGCGTAAGAAACCAGAAACGCCG TTCCCTGCAGGTCCCAGCACTTCAGCTGCACGTGAGTGAAACAGCAATGAGAGCCAGTCAGAAGGACTTTGAAAGTGCACTGAGTCAGGTGAAACTCTTGAAGGATCCAGGAAATGAAGTGAAGCTAAAACTCTATGCGCTCTATAAGCAG GCCACTGAAGGACCTTGTAATACACCCAAACCAGGGGTGTTCGACTTGATCAATAAGGCCAAATGGGATGCATGGAATGCCCTTGGCAGTCTGCCCAAG GAAACTGCGAGGCAGAACTATGTGGATCTGGTGTCTGGTTTGAGTTCTTCTTCTGACTCCTCCAGCCAGGTGAAGCCTGAAGCAGACAGGAAACAACCAGGATATGAAACCTTGGTGGTAACCTCTGAAGACAGCATCACAAAGATCATGATGAACCGGCCAGCCAAAAAGAATGCAATTACAACTCAG ATGTATAATGAAATCATGCTTGCACTTAAAGCTGCCAGCAAGGATGACTCTGCCATAACTGTTCTAACAG GAAATGGTGACTATTACTCTAGTGGGAATGATCTGTCTAATTTCACTGATATTCCCCCTGAGGGAATAGAGGAGAAAGCTAAAAGTGGTGCCATTTTACTGAG AGATTTTGTAGACTGTTTTATAGATTTTCCTAAGCCTCTGATTGCAGCAGTAAATGGTCCAGCTGTGGGAATCTCCGTCACCACTCTTGGGCTATTTGATACTGTGTATGCATCCAGCAGG gCAACATTTCATACTCCTTTTAGTCACCTAGGCCAGAGTCCAGAAGGATGTTCTTCTTACACTTTTCCGAAGATAATGGGCCCAGCCAAG GCAGCCGAGATGCTTATTTTCGGAAAGAAGTTAACCGCTGCAGAGGCATGCGCTCAAGGACTTGTTACTGAAGTGTTTCCTGATAGCACTTTTCAGAAAGAAGTTTGGACCAGGCTGAAAGCATATTCAAAGTTGCCCCCaaat gCCATGAGAATTTCAAAACAGGTCATCAGgaatagggagaaagaaaagctacATGCTATTAATGCCGAAGAAAGCAGAGTCCTCCAGGAAAGATGGCTGTCAGATGAATGCACAAATGCAGTCATGAACTTCTTAACCCAAAAAGCCAAACTGTGA
- the ECI2 gene encoding enoyl-CoA delta isomerase 2 isoform X3, with protein MRASQKDFESALSQVKLLKDPGNEVKLKLYALYKQATEGPCNTPKPGVFDLINKAKWDAWNALGSLPKETARQNYVDLVSGLSSSSDSSSQVKPEADRKQPGYETLVVTSEDSITKIMMNRPAKKNAITTQMYNEIMLALKAASKDDSAITVLTGNGDYYSSGNDLSNFTDIPPEGIEEKAKSGAILLRDFVDCFIDFPKPLIAAVNGPAVGISVTTLGLFDTVYASSRATFHTPFSHLGQSPEGCSSYTFPKIMGPAKAAEMLIFGKKLTAAEACAQGLVTEVFPDSTFQKEVWTRLKAYSKLPPNAMRISKQVIRNREKEKLHAINAEESRVLQERWLSDECTNAVMNFLTQKAKL; from the exons ATGAGAGCCAGTCAGAAGGACTTTGAAAGTGCACTGAGTCAGGTGAAACTCTTGAAGGATCCAGGAAATGAAGTGAAGCTAAAACTCTATGCGCTCTATAAGCAG GCCACTGAAGGACCTTGTAATACACCCAAACCAGGGGTGTTCGACTTGATCAATAAGGCCAAATGGGATGCATGGAATGCCCTTGGCAGTCTGCCCAAG GAAACTGCGAGGCAGAACTATGTGGATCTGGTGTCTGGTTTGAGTTCTTCTTCTGACTCCTCCAGCCAGGTGAAGCCTGAAGCAGACAGGAAACAACCAGGATATGAAACCTTGGTGGTAACCTCTGAAGACAGCATCACAAAGATCATGATGAACCGGCCAGCCAAAAAGAATGCAATTACAACTCAG ATGTATAATGAAATCATGCTTGCACTTAAAGCTGCCAGCAAGGATGACTCTGCCATAACTGTTCTAACAG GAAATGGTGACTATTACTCTAGTGGGAATGATCTGTCTAATTTCACTGATATTCCCCCTGAGGGAATAGAGGAGAAAGCTAAAAGTGGTGCCATTTTACTGAG AGATTTTGTAGACTGTTTTATAGATTTTCCTAAGCCTCTGATTGCAGCAGTAAATGGTCCAGCTGTGGGAATCTCCGTCACCACTCTTGGGCTATTTGATACTGTGTATGCATCCAGCAGG gCAACATTTCATACTCCTTTTAGTCACCTAGGCCAGAGTCCAGAAGGATGTTCTTCTTACACTTTTCCGAAGATAATGGGCCCAGCCAAG GCAGCCGAGATGCTTATTTTCGGAAAGAAGTTAACCGCTGCAGAGGCATGCGCTCAAGGACTTGTTACTGAAGTGTTTCCTGATAGCACTTTTCAGAAAGAAGTTTGGACCAGGCTGAAAGCATATTCAAAGTTGCCCCCaaat gCCATGAGAATTTCAAAACAGGTCATCAGgaatagggagaaagaaaagctacATGCTATTAATGCCGAAGAAAGCAGAGTCCTCCAGGAAAGATGGCTGTCAGATGAATGCACAAATGCAGTCATGAACTTCTTAACCCAAAAAGCCAAACTGTGA
- the LOC123608092 gene encoding uncharacterized protein C6orf201 homolog isoform X1, with the protein MGTAKNNHTVLKLPLLDKPKTQKNYAQPEVLCHTFETLSNLHKLLPNHMMETLYFYKREEDKQNCRNSEFSGLERILARHQFPKEINLTPNPSSMPLWRRKCINNANRGWKKCQLWNKSLEEPPMSTIVVRWLKKNMQPAEDLQSVIQRLSVFGPIKSVTFCGRQSAIVVFEDLTSACNAVNAFQSRTTGTMFQCSWQQRFMSKDVRLAMTKNLCRFLFYMSFVFHQGFSEVG; encoded by the exons ATGGGGACAGCCAAGAACAACCACACTGTACTGAAACTTCCCCTCCTTGACAAACCCAAGACACAGAAAAACTATGCCCAACCTGAAGTTCTGTGTCACACCTTTGAGACCCTGTCTAACCTTCACAAACTGCTGCCAAATCATATGATGGAGACACTCTACTTCTACAAGAGGGAAGAGGACAAACAAAATT GTCGGAATTCTGAATTCTCTGGCTTAGAAAGGATCTTAGCAAGACATCAGTTTCCAAAAGAGATTAATCTGACTCCCAATCCAAGTAGCATGCCCCTGTGGAGAAGAAAATGCATCAACAATGCAAATCGTGGGTGGAAGAAATGTCAATTGTGGAATAAAAGCCTTGAGGAACCTCCGATGTCAACCATAGTTGTCAG ATGGTTGAAAAAGAACATGCAACCCGCCGAAGACCTCCAGTCAGTAATCCAGAGGCTGTCAGTGTTTGGGCCAATTAAGTCAGTCACCTTCTGTGGACGACAAAGTGCTATCGTGGTGTTCGAAGACCTGACTTCAGCTTGTAATGCTGTGAATGCTTTTCAAAGCAGGACAACAGGCACAATGTTTCAGTGTTCCTGGCAACAGCGTTTCATGTCAAAAGATGTAAGACTCGCTATGACCAAAAACCTCTGTAGATTCTTGTTTTACATGTCATTTGTTTTTCACCAGGGCTTTAGTGAAGTAGGATAA
- the ECI2 gene encoding enoyl-CoA delta isomerase 2 isoform X1 produces the protein MAGAAGRLVWCWYPNVLRSSLQVPALQLHVSETAMRASQKDFESALSQVKLLKDPGNEVKLKLYALYKQATEGPCNTPKPGVFDLINKAKWDAWNALGSLPKETARQNYVDLVSGLSSSSDSSSQVKPEADRKQPGYETLVVTSEDSITKIMMNRPAKKNAITTQMYNEIMLALKAASKDDSAITVLTGNGDYYSSGNDLSNFTDIPPEGIEEKAKSGAILLRDFVDCFIDFPKPLIAAVNGPAVGISVTTLGLFDTVYASSRATFHTPFSHLGQSPEGCSSYTFPKIMGPAKAAEMLIFGKKLTAAEACAQGLVTEVFPDSTFQKEVWTRLKAYSKLPPNAMRISKQVIRNREKEKLHAINAEESRVLQERWLSDECTNAVMNFLTQKAKL, from the exons ATGGCTGGCGCTGCGGGTAGACTGGTCTGGTGCTGGTACCCTAATGTGCTGAGGAG TTCCCTGCAGGTCCCAGCACTTCAGCTGCACGTGAGTGAAACAGCAATGAGAGCCAGTCAGAAGGACTTTGAAAGTGCACTGAGTCAGGTGAAACTCTTGAAGGATCCAGGAAATGAAGTGAAGCTAAAACTCTATGCGCTCTATAAGCAG GCCACTGAAGGACCTTGTAATACACCCAAACCAGGGGTGTTCGACTTGATCAATAAGGCCAAATGGGATGCATGGAATGCCCTTGGCAGTCTGCCCAAG GAAACTGCGAGGCAGAACTATGTGGATCTGGTGTCTGGTTTGAGTTCTTCTTCTGACTCCTCCAGCCAGGTGAAGCCTGAAGCAGACAGGAAACAACCAGGATATGAAACCTTGGTGGTAACCTCTGAAGACAGCATCACAAAGATCATGATGAACCGGCCAGCCAAAAAGAATGCAATTACAACTCAG ATGTATAATGAAATCATGCTTGCACTTAAAGCTGCCAGCAAGGATGACTCTGCCATAACTGTTCTAACAG GAAATGGTGACTATTACTCTAGTGGGAATGATCTGTCTAATTTCACTGATATTCCCCCTGAGGGAATAGAGGAGAAAGCTAAAAGTGGTGCCATTTTACTGAG AGATTTTGTAGACTGTTTTATAGATTTTCCTAAGCCTCTGATTGCAGCAGTAAATGGTCCAGCTGTGGGAATCTCCGTCACCACTCTTGGGCTATTTGATACTGTGTATGCATCCAGCAGG gCAACATTTCATACTCCTTTTAGTCACCTAGGCCAGAGTCCAGAAGGATGTTCTTCTTACACTTTTCCGAAGATAATGGGCCCAGCCAAG GCAGCCGAGATGCTTATTTTCGGAAAGAAGTTAACCGCTGCAGAGGCATGCGCTCAAGGACTTGTTACTGAAGTGTTTCCTGATAGCACTTTTCAGAAAGAAGTTTGGACCAGGCTGAAAGCATATTCAAAGTTGCCCCCaaat gCCATGAGAATTTCAAAACAGGTCATCAGgaatagggagaaagaaaagctacATGCTATTAATGCCGAAGAAAGCAGAGTCCTCCAGGAAAGATGGCTGTCAGATGAATGCACAAATGCAGTCATGAACTTCTTAACCCAAAAAGCCAAACTGTGA